Proteins from one Meriones unguiculatus strain TT.TT164.6M chromosome 10, Bangor_MerUng_6.1, whole genome shotgun sequence genomic window:
- the Tubb3 gene encoding tubulin beta-3 chain has translation MREIVHIQAGQCGNQIGAKFWEVISDEHGIDPSGNYVGDSDLQLERISVYYNEASSHKYVPRAILVDLEPGTMDSVRSGAFGHLFRPDNFIFGQSGAGNNWAKGHYTEGAELVDSVLDVVRKECENCDCLQGFQLTHSLGGGTGSGMGTLLISKVREEYPDRIMNTFSVVPSPKVSDTVVEPYNATLSIHQLVENTDETYCIDNEALYDICFRTLKLATPTYGDLNHLVSATMSGVTTSLRFPGQLNADLRKLAVNMVPFPRLHFFMPGFAPLTARGSQQYRALTVPELTQQMFDAKNMMAACDPRHGRYLTVATVFRGRMSMKEVDEQMLAIQSKNSSYFVEWIPNNVKVAVCDIPPRGLKMSSTFIGNSTAIQELFKRISEQFTAMFRRKAFLHWYTGEGMDEMEFTEAESNMNDLVSEYQQYQDATAEEEGEMYEDDEEESEAQGPK, from the exons ATGAGGGAGATCGTGCACATCCAGGCCGGCCAGTGCGGCAACCAGATAGGGGCCAAG TTCTGGGAGGTCATCAGTGACGAGCATGGCATCGACCCCAGTGGCAACTATGTGGGGGACTCGGACCTGCAGCTGGAGCGCATCAGTGTGTACTACAACGAGGCCTCCT CTCACAAGTATGTGCCCAGGGCCATTCTGGTGGACCTGGAACCTGGAACCATGGACAGCGTTCGCTCTGGGGCCTTTGGGCACTTGTTCAGGCCTGACAACTTTATCTTTG GTCAGAGTGGCGCTGGCAACAACTGGGCCAAAGGGCACTACACCGAGGGCGCGGAGCTGGTGGACTCGGTGCTGGACGTGGTGCGCAAGGAGTGTGAGAACTGCGACTGTCTGCAGGGCTTCCAGCTGACGCACTCGCTGGGCGGCGGCACGGGCTCCGGCATGGGCACGCTGCTCATCAGCAAGGTGCGTGAGGAGTACCCCGACCGCATCATGAACACCTTCAGCGTGGTGCCCTCGCCCAAAGTGTCGGACACGGTGGTGGAGCCGTACAACGCCACGCTGTCCATCCACCAGCTGGTGGAGAACACGGACGAGACCTACTGCATCGACAACGAGGCCCTCTACGACATCTGCTTCCGCACGCTCAAGCTGGCCACGCCCACCTACGGGGACCTCAACCACCTGGTGTCGGCCACCATGAGCGGCGTCACCACCTCGCTGCGCTTCCCCGGGCAGCTCAACGCCGACCTGCGCAAGCTGGCCGTCAACATGGTGCCCTTCCCCCGCCTGCACTTCTTCATGCCCGGCTTCGCCCCCCTCACAGCCCGCGGCAGCCAGCAGTACCGGGCGCTCACGGTGCCCGAGCTCACCCAGCAGATGTTCGACGCCAAGAACATGATGGCCGCCTGCGACCCGCGCCACGGCCGCTACCTGACCGTGGCCACGGTCTTCCGCGGGCGCATGTCCATGAAGGAGGTGGACGAGCAGATGCTGGCCATCCAGAGCAAGAACAGCAGCTACTTCGTGGAGTGGATCCCCAACAACGTCAAGGTGGCCGTGTGCGACATCCCGCCGCGCGGCCTCAAGATGTCATCCACCTTCATCGGCAACAGCACGGCCATCCAGGAGCTGTTCAAGCGCATCTCCGAGCAGTTCACCGCCATGTTCCGGCGCAAGGCTTTCCTGCACTGGTACACGGGCGAGGGCATGGATGAGATGGAGTTCACGGAGGCCGAGAGCAACATGAATGATCTGGTGTCTGAGTACCAGCAGTACCAGGACGCCACCgcggaggaggagggagaaatgtACGAAGATGACGAGGAGGAGTCGGAAGCCCAGGGCCCCAAGTGA
- the Mc1r gene encoding melanocyte-stimulating hormone receptor produces the protein MPTPGPQKRLLGSLNTTSRATPHLGLASNQTEPWCLQVSIPDGLFLSLGLVSLVENVLVVIAITKNRNLHSPMYCFICCLALSDLMVSINIMLETTIILLLEAGALVTQAALVQQLDNVIDVLICGSMVSSLCFLGVIAIDRYISIFYALRYHSIVTLPRARRAIVGIWVASIFSSSLFITYYKHTAVLLCLVTFFLAMLALMAVLHVHMLTRACQHAQGIAQLQKRQRCVRQGFCLKGAITLTILLGIFFLCWGPFFLHLSLIILCPQHPTCGCIFKNFNFFLILIIFNSIVDPLIYAFRSQELRVTIKEVLLCSW, from the coding sequence ATGCCCACTCCGGGGCCCCAGAAGAGGCTTCTGGGTTCACTCAACACCACCTCCAGGGCCACCCCGCACCTTGGACTGGCATCCAACCAGACAGAGCCTTGGTGCCTGCAGGTGTCTATCCCGGATGGCCTGTTCCTCAGCCTGGGGCTGGTGAGTCTTGTAGAGAATGTGTTGGTCGTGATAGCCATCACCAAGAACCGCAACCTGCACTCGCCCATGTATTGCTTCATCTGCTGCCTGGCCCTGTCTGACCTCATGGTGAGTATAAACATCATGCTGGAGACCACCATCATCCTGCTGCTGGAGGCAGGCGCCCTGGTGACCCAGGCTGCCCTGGTGCAGCAGCTGGACAATGTCATTGACGTGCTCATCTGTGGCTCCATGGTGTCCAGCCTTTGCTTCCTCGGTGTCATTGCCATAGACCGCTACATCTCCATCTTCTACGCACTGCGCTATCACAGCATTGTGACCCTGCCCCGGGCACGACGGGCCATCGTGGGCATCTGGGTGGCCAGCATATTCTCCAGCAGCCTCTTTATCACCTACTACAAGCACACGGCCGTGCTCCTCTGCCTCGTCACCTTCTTCCTAGCCATGCTGGCTCTCATGGCAGTCCTGCATGTCCACATGCTCACCCGAGCGTGCCAGCATGCTCAGGGCATCGCCCAGCTCCAGAAGAGGCAGCGCTGCGTCCGCCAAGGCTTCTGCCTCAAGGGCGCCATCACCCTCACCATCCTTCTGGGCATTTTCTTCCTGTGCTGGGGCCCTTTCTTCCTGCACCTCTCACTCATCATCCTCTGCCCTCAGCACCCCACCTGCGGCTGTATCTTCAAGAACTTCAACTTCTTCCTCATTCTCATCATCTTCAACTCCATCGTTGACCCCCTCATCTACGCTTTCCGCAGCCAGGAGCTCCGAGTGACAATCAAGGAAGTGTTGCTGTGCTCATGGTGA